From a region of the Methanosarcinales archaeon genome:
- a CDS encoding Glu/Leu/Phe/Val dehydrogenase, which produces MSDDKNPYENACNQLRICSDQMDLDPGIHEILIHPKMVHIVTLPINMDSGEVKVFTGYRVQHNDARGPYKGGIRYHHEVSMDEVKALAMWMTWKCAVIDIPYGGAKGGIVCDTKEMSVREKEHLTRRYTTMISQFIGPYRDVPAPDMYTDAQTMAWIMDTYSVLKGYSVPEVVTGKPIGLGGSEGRTEATGRGTAICLREAAKALGMNMKDAPVVIQGFGNVGVHAALTLYSMGCKIIGVSDSQGGIYNPEGFDPSKVLAYKIETGTVVGFPGTENLSNNEILELECDFLVPSALGNQITDQNAGNIKAKVIVEGANGPTTTEADMILNRNGVFLVPDILANSGGVMVSYLEWVQNINRQHWSLTEVNQQQEQKLVESFRNVWDTRERMGLSMRDAALGVGVKRVADSIQLLGLFPS; this is translated from the coding sequence ATGAGTGATGATAAAAATCCATATGAAAATGCCTGTAATCAGCTCAGGATCTGCTCAGACCAGATGGACCTGGACCCTGGGATACATGAAATTCTCATCCATCCTAAAATGGTTCATATAGTAACCTTACCCATCAATATGGACAGCGGAGAGGTCAAAGTATTCACCGGATACCGTGTCCAGCATAATGATGCGCGGGGACCGTATAAAGGGGGTATCAGATATCATCACGAAGTGTCCATGGATGAAGTGAAAGCACTGGCTATGTGGATGACATGGAAGTGTGCTGTAATAGATATTCCGTACGGTGGTGCTAAAGGAGGCATCGTATGTGATACCAAGGAAATGTCAGTCAGAGAAAAGGAACACTTGACCAGGCGGTATACGACCATGATCTCCCAATTCATAGGTCCTTACAGAGATGTCCCGGCACCTGATATGTACACCGATGCCCAGACCATGGCCTGGATCATGGATACGTACAGTGTTTTGAAAGGGTATTCAGTACCTGAAGTGGTGACAGGAAAACCAATCGGACTTGGGGGTAGTGAAGGCCGCACAGAAGCCACTGGCAGAGGAACTGCTATATGCTTAAGAGAAGCGGCAAAGGCCCTGGGTATGAATATGAAGGATGCCCCGGTAGTAATTCAGGGATTTGGTAATGTTGGAGTACATGCTGCTTTGACGCTATATAGCATGGGGTGTAAGATCATTGGTGTGAGTGACTCTCAGGGCGGTATTTACAATCCAGAAGGATTTGATCCAAGTAAAGTCCTGGCCTATAAGATCGAAACAGGGACAGTTGTGGGATTTCCAGGAACAGAGAATCTGTCAAATAATGAAATATTAGAACTTGAATGTGATTTCCTGGTCCCTTCTGCTCTGGGGAATCAGATCACAGATCAAAATGCTGGCAATATCAAAGCAAAAGTAATAGTTGAAGGAGCAAATGGTCCCACCACTACCGAAGCAGATATGATACTCAATAGAAACGGAGTATTCCTGGTGCCTGATATTCTGGCTAACTCCGGTGGTGTTATGGTCAGTTATCTTGAATGGGTTCAGAACATTAACAGGCAGCATTGGAGCTTGACCGAAGTGAACCAGCAGCAGGAACAAAAGTTGGTCGAGTCATTCCGTAATGTGTGGGATACAAGAGAGAGAATGGGACTTAGTATGCGGGATGCCGCCCTCGGAGTTGGCGTAAAGAGAGTTGCGGATTCGATCCAATTGCTGGGATTATTCCCATCATAG
- a CDS encoding DUF2115 domain-containing protein translates to MAPFKKLEGIKEMHECVCDRETLLSILKKEFAAYSIFDLMKIHASMEQECRYLPPKYKKVYKEKLSEQIFCNFKNIISNIESGDHELDINQYQDFLKNFHHKINGAAEEDLPQMTVLYYLCAIYNIFITQTPPHPEGTPFPGGFFVEKVGEDYYCPVKDKQEDNDEALCRFCVAKQTEI, encoded by the coding sequence ATGGCTCCATTCAAAAAGCTGGAAGGTATCAAGGAAATGCATGAATGTGTATGTGACCGTGAGACACTGCTATCAATACTGAAAAAAGAATTTGCTGCTTACAGTATTTTTGATCTTATGAAGATTCATGCTTCTATGGAACAAGAATGCAGGTATCTCCCCCCCAAATATAAAAAGGTATATAAGGAAAAATTATCTGAACAGATTTTCTGCAATTTCAAGAATATAATTTCAAATATTGAATCCGGAGATCATGAACTGGATATTAACCAGTACCAGGATTTCCTGAAAAATTTTCATCACAAAATCAATGGTGCAGCCGAAGAAGATCTTCCACAAATGACAGTGTTGTATTACCTTTGTGCAATCTATAATATTTTTATCACACAAACACCTCCACATCCTGAAGGAACTCCGTTCCCAGGTGGATTTTTTGTCGAAAAGGTAGGGGAAGATTACTATTGTCCTGTAAAGGATAAACAGGAAGATAACGATGAAGCCCTTTGCAGATTCTGTGTTGCAAAACAAACTGAGATTTAG